The Mycolicibacterium mucogenicum DSM 44124 genomic sequence CGGCGCCGAGACTACGGTTTGTGATGCGGTTTCGCCGAAAAGTCGCGAAAACGCGCCGCCTCGACGTCTCACGAGACTGCCTTGGCGAGCTCGGCGATCACCTCGCGCGTGCGGTGCTTCGAGGCGATCAACTCGTCGCGGTTGTCCCCGATGGGCAGCAGGCGTACCGACAGATCCGTCACGCCCGCGTCGGCGAACTGCCTGAACCGCTTGAGAATCGACTCTTCGTCGCCGGCCGCGCACAGGTCGCCGACGCTCCGGGCGTCCCCGCGGTCCAGCAGCTTCTGGTAATTCGGCGATGTCTCGGCCTCGGCCAGGATGCGGTTCGCCCGGTCCTTGGCGGCGTCGATCTCGGAGTTGGCGCACAGCGTGACCGGGATGCCGGCGACGATGCGTGGCGCAGGCCGACCCGCTTCGGCGGCGGCCTTGTTGATCTTGGGCGCGATGTGCTCGCCGATCGCCTTCTCGTCGGCCATCCACAGCGACGTGCCGTCAGCGTGCCCACCGGCGATCTGCAGCATCACCGGCCCCAGCGCCGACACCAGCACCGGCATCGGGGTATCCGCGCCGAGGACCGTCGGATTGTGCACGGTGAACGAATCATTCTCCACGTCAACGGCTCCCGGACCACTGATCGCGGTGTTCAGCACCTGCAGGTAGTCACGGGTATACGCGGCGGGCTTGTCATAGGGCAGGCCCAGCATGTCGCGCACGATCCAATGATGCGACGGCCCGACACCCAGAGCCAGGCGACCGCCCGACATGGCGTGCACCGAAAGTGCCTGACGGGCAAGAGCGACCGGATGCTGCGCCTGCAGCGGAACCACCGCCGTACCGAGTTCGATGCGCGATGTGTTCGCCGCCATCAACGCCACCATCGTCAGGCAGTCGAAATCGTTGGGAACCTGCGGCATCCAGGCGCTGTCGAGCCCCGCGCTCTCGGCCCACTGGATGTCGGCGACCAGTTTGGCGACCTTGCGCGCCATGTCGCCGCGCTCGGCCCCGATCATCACACCGAGGCGCATGTCAGCCCACCGCGCTTTCGGCCGTCAGCTTGCGCACTTCCGCCACCAGGGTGTCGAGCCCCGTACCGGTGGGAAACACTGCCGCCGCACCGACTTCCAGCAGTTTCGGCACATCGCCCAACGGAATCGTGCCGCCCACGACGACCGCGATGTCTCCGGCGTCGGCGGCCCGCAGCGCTTCGACGGTGCGCGCCGTCAGCGCCAGGTGCGCACCGGACAGGATCGACAGGCCGACGAGGGCGACGTCCTCCTGCAGAGCGATCGACACGATGTCCTCGATCCGCTGCCGGATACCGGTGTAGATCACCTCGAAGCCCGCGTCCCGCAGGGTCCGGGCGACGATCTTGGCGCCCCGGTCGTGACCGTCCAGCCCGGGCTTGGCCACCAATACGCGGACTGCCATCAGATCGCTCCTCGCGTGCGCAGCATCAGAACACCACCGGCTGCTGGAACTCGCCCCACACCGATTTCAACGTCGACACCATCTCTCCCACCGTGCAGTAAGCATTCGCGCAATCGATGAGCCGGTGCATCAAGTTGTCGTCGCCATCGGCCGAACGAGCCAGGGCGGCAAGGGCTTCCTTCACCGCGACATCGTCGCGTTCAGCCTTCACCTTGGCCAGCCGTTTGAGCTGCTTGTCGCGGCCTTCGGCATCCAGTTCATACGTGGCGAGGTCGGGCGCGGGTTCGTCGACGACGAACTTGTTGACCCCGACCACAGGGCGCTCGCCCGACTCGGTCTCCTGGTGGATCTTGAACGCCTCGTCGGCGATCAGCCCCTGCAGGTAACCGTCCTCGATGCAGCGCACCATGCCGCCGTGCGACTCGAGATCGCGCATGATCTCAATGATCTTCTCTTCGGTGGCGTCGGTGAGTGCCTCGACGAAATATGAGCCGCCCAACGGGTCGGCCACCTTGGCGACGCCGGTTTCGTAGGCCAGGATCTGCTGGGTCCGCAGGGCCAGCGTCGCGGACTCCTCGCTGGGCAGGGCGAATGGCTCATCCCACGCCGCGGTGAACATGGACTGTACGCCGCCGAGCACCGAGGCCAGCGCTTCGTAGGCGACCCGCACCAGATTGTTCTGCGCCTGCGGCGCATACAGGGACGCCCCGCCCGAGACGCACCCGAACCGGAACATCGACGCCTTGTCGGTGGTGGCGCCATAACGCTCGCGCACGATGGTGGCCCAACGGCGGCGTCCCGCACGGTATTTGGCGATCTCCTCGAAGAAATCGCCGTGCGTGTAGAAGAAGAAGGAAATCTGCGGCGCAAACTTTTCGATGGTCATCCGGCCCCGCTCGACGACCGTGTCGCAATACGTGACACCGTCCGCCAGCGTGAACGCCATCTCCTGCACGGCGTTTGCGCCGGCATCACGGAAGTGGGCTCCCGCCACCGAAATCGCGTTGAATCTCGGCACCTCGGCAGCACAGAACTCGATGGTGTCGGCGATGAGGCGCAGCGACGGCTCGGGCGGCCAGATCCAGGTTCCGCGCGAGGCGTACTCCTTGAGGATGTCGTTCTGGATTGTGCCGGTGAGCTTTTCGCGCGGCACACCCTTCTTCTCCGCGGCCGCGACGTAGAACGCCAACAGGATGGCGGCCGTCCCGTTGATCGTGAAGCTGGTGCTGATCTTGTCCAGCGGAATGCCATCGAACAGCACTTCTGCGTCGGCCAGGGTGTCGACGGCGACGCCGACGCGGCCGACCTCCTCGCCGTACTCCTCGTCGTCGGAGTCGTAGCCGCACTGCGTCGGCAGATCAAGGGCGACCGAGAGTCCCGTCCCGCCTTGATCCAGTAGATAGCGGTAGCGCTGATTCGACTCCTCGGCAGTGCCGAAACCCGAGTACTGACGGAAAGTCCACAACTTTCCGCGGTACCCGGACGCGAAATTTCCCCGGGTGAAGGGGAATTCACCCGGCTGCGGCGGATCGCCCTGACGATCCGCGGGTCCGTAGACCGGCTTCAGCGGTATTCCGGACGGAGTCTGGCCATCGTTATCCATCAATGGATAACGTACTTGCAAAAAAAGAGAATGCCAATACCATTTTCGGTAACAGCTCCTGAGGAGGACGATGACGGACCACGCACTCGCCGACAAGACAATGGTGATCTCCGGAGCGAGCAGGGGTATCGGACTGGCGATAGCCGTGGCCGCCGCACAGCAGGGCGCCAATGTCGTACTGCTCGCGAAGACCGCCGAGCCCCATCCCCGACTGCCCGGTACGGTCTACACCGCCGCGGCCGAGATCGAGGCTGCCGGCGGAAAGGCCGCCGCCGTGGTCGGTGACATCCGCTCCGAGGACGACGTCAACCGCGTCGTCGACGTGGCGGTCGAGCGCTTCGGTGGTGTCGACATCTGCGTCAACAACGCGAGCGCGATCGGCGTCGAGCCGACAGAGCTGTTGTCCGCCAAGAAGTTCGATCTGATGCAGCAGGTCAATATCCGGGGCACCTTCCTGTTGACGAAGGCCTCGCTGCCGCACCTGCGCCAGTCGGACAACGCCCACGTGCTGACCATCGCGCCACCCCTGAATCTGACGCCACGCTGGCTGGGTGCGCACCCGGCGTACACGCTGTCGAAGTACGGGATGACCCTGCTGTCGCTCGGCTGGGCGGCCGAATACGCCGATGCCGGCATCGCGTTCAACTGCCTTTGGCCCGAGACCTATATCGCCACCTCGGCGGTCGCCAACATGGCCGACGGCGCAGCGCTGCTGGACTCGTCGCGCAGCCCGGCGATCATGGGTGACGCGGCGGTCCAGATTCTGCTGCGCCGGGCCACCGACTGCACTGCAGGCTGTTTCATCGACGCCGACGTCCTCACCGCGGCCGGCAAGGACCTGACCCGGTACGGCGGTGGATCCGACCCGATCCCGGATCTGTTCCTCGGCTAGCAGGCCCGCGAGCGATCGGTCATTTGATGGTGAACAAGATGACAGCGACGAACTGGAGACCGGCCTCGTGAGCACCGTTCGGCACCGGCATCGCCACCACCGACCTGCATATCCGCTACCTGCGCCGCATCGACACCGGTCCGGCCCGCGCGGAGGCACGGATCGTGCACCGAGGTCGGCGCTCAGCGGTCGTTCAGATCGAAATCCGGCGCGGCAACGGCGATCTCGCCGCGACAGCGACGGTCAACTTCGCCGCGCTCGAGGGTCGGCCCTGATCACTCCCCGCCGCGCACCTGATCTTTGACCGCCGACACCACGGGCGGCGCGGTGCGCCAGTTCGGCAGGCCGTCCTCCTCAAGCCCGACCGGAAACCCGTTGTCGTGCACCTGCGCCCAGTGACTGTGATTCAGTTCGTGCAGGGTGAAGCAGGCGTTGAGGGAGTTGTAGAAGCCCATGTTGTCCTGCGTCTGGTTGACGGACTCTTTGATCAGCAGGGCAGCCATCGTCGGTACCGCGGCGATCCGTCGGGCGAATTCCAGTGTGCGGTCAGCAAGTTCGTCAGCCGGAAACACCTTGCTCACCATACCCATGCGGTGGGCTTCGTCCACTGACAGGCTGTCTCCGGTGAGCATCAGCTCTTTCGTCTTGCGGGGCCCGAATTCCCATGGGTGCGCGAAGTATTCGACACCGCACATACCCAACCGGGTGCCCACCACGTCCGCGAACGTGGTGTTGTCGGCCGCGACGATCAGGTCGCACGCCCACATCAGCATGAGTGCGGCGGCGTACACGTCGCCGTGCACCTGGGCGACGGTGATCTTGCGCAGGTTGCGCCACCGGCGGGTGTTCTCGAAGTAGTAGTGCCACTCCTGCAGCATCAGCATCTCGGCGCCCTGACGGGTGGCGCCGTTGATCCGGAAGCTCGGGTGCTGGTCGGGTCCGGGCGCGCGTTCAGCGCGCGACTGCGACGAGCCGAGGTCATGGCCCGAGGAGAACATGGGCCCCAGCCCGCCGAGGATGACGACGCGGACGGTGTCGTCGGCCTCGGCCTGCAGGAACGCCTCATGCAGTTCGGTGAGCATGCCGCGGCTCTGCGCGTTGCGAGTGTCCGGGCGGTTCAACATGATTCGGGCGATGGTGCCCTCGTCGAGGGTTTCGTACGTGACGTACTTGTAGTCGGCCATGTCGCAGTCTCCCCCTACAGGCTCAAGATGGTCGCCGACGCGGTGCCCGGCGCGCCGTAGACCTGGGCCAGACCGACGCGCGGATTGCCCGGCACCTGCCGCTCCCCCGCCTCACCGCGCAGCTGGCGCACCAGCTCGTGCATCTGACGCAGCCCCGACGCGCCGATCGGCTCGCCATTGGCGATGAGTCCGCCATCGGTGTTGATCGGCAGCGACCCATGGATCTCGGTGGCACCATCGGCCAGCAGCTTCTCCTGCTCACCGTCGGCACACAGCCCGGTTTCGGCCATGTGGATGACTTCGGCACCCGCGTCGGTGTCCTGCAGCTGCGCGATGTCGACGTCCTCCGGCCCGATGCCGGCGGCCTCGTAGGCGGCTTTGGCGGCGTAGACGGTGGGCGACACGTCCTCGTCGAGCGGCGCGGAGGTGGCGTGCACCTCGTAGGCGCCGTAGGTACGGGTGCGGATCTCGCTGGCGCGCACGTAGACCGGCTTGTCGGTGTAGCGGTGGGCGATATCGGCTCGGCACATGATGACCGCGGCAGCGCCTTCGTCGGGTGCGCAGAACATGTACTGGCGCAACGGATAGTTGAGCACCGGCGAGGCCATGATCTCGTCGACGGTGATCTCCTTGCGCCGGAACGCGTTCGGGTTCAAGATGCCGTTGCGGAAGTTCTTGTTGGCCACCCGCGCCAGGGTCTCCTCGGAGATGCCGTGCTTGTTGATGTAGTGGTTGGCCTTCATCCCGAAGAACTTCGTCGTCACGAACTGTCCGTTGTTGGCGTACCACTGCGGCAGCGCGAGCTTGGCCGGATCGTCGGTGAAGGCGCCACGCGGGTGCTTGTCGAGACCGATCGCGATCCCGATGTCGTACTTACCGAGCCTGATGGTGTCGGCGGTCTGCTGGATGGCGCTGGCCGCGGTGGCGCAGGCATTGAACACGTTGGTGAACGTGATGCCCGTCAGCCCCACCAGGCGGGTCACCGCGTCGGGGTTGGACACCTCATAGCTGCCGCCGAAGCCGAACTGGATGTCCTTCCACTCCAGGTTGGCATCGGTCAGCGCACCTTGGATCGCTTCGGCGCCCATCTCCATGGCGGTCTTGTCGAACCGGCCGAACGGATGGATACCGACGCCGATGATCGCTACGTCGTTGCTCATGCCGCCACCGGCTTGAACCAGAAGGTGACCAGCTCATCGCCGTCGGCGTCGGTGGCGAAAGGCGCCATGGTGAGCTCGACCTCCATGCCGAATTTCAACTTTGCCGGATCATTCTCGGTCAGTCGGCCCTCGACCCGGATGACGTCACCGAGCTGCACCAGCCCGACGCCGAACGGCACGAAGTCCTTGCCGGTCGGGCCGGCGTACGGTGCTCCGGGCGGGAAACCCTGTGTGGTCCAGGCGATCACCGTGCCGCGCCGCGGCAGCAGCACGTCGGACATCTCGGCCTTGCTGCACTTCGGACAACGGTCCTGGCGCGGGAACGTCGACGCCGCGCAGGCACCGCACTGACTGCCGATCAGCTGCGGGTCGGCGTCCGGCCACGTCGAGATTTCCGGGGCAAGCGCTTTCTGCATCGTCACTCCTAATCGCTCGCGGGGAGGGGTTTGGCTTCCTTGAGGGCGAGCGGTGTGGACCCGACGCTCAATGTGCCGGCGCCGGCCCGGGTGACCAAGACCTCCGCCGCGGCGTCGTCGACGTATCGCTTGCCCATCACGGAACCGTGGCACAACTCCGGGTCCGGGACCGCCGCACCGTCGACCTCGGCATCGAGCGCCACCATGGGGGCACCACCGCACCGCAGGTCGTCGAGACTGTCCCCCGTCCGGACGACGATCACTTGGGTGTCACAGACCTGACTGCGCAGCCGGCTACCTGTCTTGACCATGAGAATCAGGTTATCAGAAAGGAGAACGTTACTTCCATAAAGTCGCTCAGTACGCGAAACACATCGTCAGCGTCGACACCTGGGCAGGTCCGCACTGATACACCCCTGCGCCGGCGGCGCGGTGACTAGCGGAGTTCGTCCACTACCGCTCGGGCCTGCCCGCCAGCCAAAGCGCCTGGCCCATAACTCTTTTCGATCAGTGCCCACGGATCGGCATACGGACCGCGCCGCTCGACCTTCCGCTGGACCGCGAGCAACGTCCGCAGTACCGGACGGATCGCCGGCCCCAACACCTTCAGTAGCGTGCGGGCGCGCCCCAGGGATTCCGCAACCCAGGCCACCGTCTCGGCCCACGGATGCTCCTGGAATTGCAGCAGCTCCTGCGCTTCGGTGGTGTCGAAGTAGCCGGTGAAGCCCCAGCCCCGCTCATCGTCCGGATCCCCGGGCAGGCTCGCCGACGGCCCGAGCCGCCCGATGCCGAACGCCTGCATCATGTCGTCCTCGACATCCCGGAAAGCATGCAGATGCGTATCGTCGCCACCGATCAACAGAGTCTTGCCGTTCACCGCTTCACGGCGGTCAACGGCGTTCGCGAATGCGAGTGCGACGTCGCGGGCATCGACCGTGTGCAACTGATTGTCCCGCGGCGTCGCGCGCATCAGCACCAGGTAGTCGGCGTTGAAGTTGGCCGAGACGTCGGTCGAGATGACTCCCCGAGGCGCAGCACCGCATACGGCAGCCCGCTGGCGCGTACCACTTCTTCGGCGAGCACCTTGTCCTCGCCGTATTGGTCGATCGGGTTCACCGGGGTCTGGGCGGTGATGCGCTGCGGATGGGTGTACCGATTACGTGATCCATAGACCGATGCGCTCGACGCATCGATGAACAGCGGCGGTTCGGCAAGTGCGCGCGCGGCCGCCACGAGATTGCGTGTCCCGTCGACGTTGATCTTGCGTGCCAGTAACGGGTTTCGATACGACACCGGGGCCAGCATCGCCGCCAGGTGCACGATGGCCGCCGGCTTGTTTCGGGTCACGCACTCGGCGATGGTGTCCGCGTCGAGCAGATTTGCATAAGCGATGACGAGTGTTCCGTCGCGCGACTGGGTGGCGAGCTCGGCGGCGACCGCGGTGGTCTTGTCGTTCTGCAGGTCCATGGCGATGACGGTTCGCCCCCGACTGAGCAGGATCTCCGCACACCGCTTCCCGACCTGCCCGAATGCACCGGTGATCAGGACGACGTCGGCAATCTGGTCGCTCACGTGACCCTCTCTGTCAGATTGAAATGCACTCCAGCACAGTTGTTTCCGCCAGCACCGCTGATCACGGCATTGCGCGAATCCGGACGATTGATGATGACGACGACAGCGCGGTCCCGCCGCTCGATGAGGACTTCATCTGCCATCGTCCGCCCTCCACGCTACACAGAAGTACTTACCATAACTCTTACAGTAGATAGGCGTGCCAGTCGAGAGGACCGCACGCGGTAGATTCAACAGTTGCGCAGCATCGATCGTGATGGAGGTGCCGACAGTGGCAAAGGTGGCAACCGCCGAGAAGCGCCAACGGCGTGAGCGAGGTTCGATCAACCCAGACGACATCATCAACGGCGCATTCGAACTCGCCGAACAGGTTTCGATCGACAACCTCAGCATGCCGCTACTGGGCAAACACCTCGGCGTGGGCGTCACGAGCATCTACTGGTACTTCCGCAAGAAGGACGACCTGCTCAACGCAATGACGGACCGCGCCCTGCGCGAGTACGTGTTCGCCACGCCGTATGTCGAAGCCAAGGACTGGCGTTCGACGCTGCGCAACCATGCCCGCACCATGCGTGAGGCATTTGTGGCCAACCCGATTCTGTGCGACCTGATCCTCATCCGCTCCGCGCTCAGCCCGCGGGCCGCCCGTGTCGGCGTGCAGGCTGTCGAAAAGGCCATTGCCAGCCTGGTGGAGGCCGGATTGCCGCCGCAGAGCGCTTTCGACATCTATTCGGCGGTATCGGTGCACGTCCGCGGATCAGCTGTGCTGCAACGCCTTCGCGACAAGAATCAGGCCGACGGCAAGGTGCTGGGCGACCTCCAGGACGCCATGACCATCGATGCCGAGACCACCCCGTTGCTCGCCCGCGCCGTCCGCGAGGGCCATCATCTGGGCACCGTCGACGAGAGTAATTTCGATTTCGGACTCGAGTGCATCCTCGATCAGGCCGAACGCCTGATCGAGGCCAACAAGAAGCCGGCGCCCCGCAGCCGCAAGGCGCCGCGCTCCTAGTCGGGCTCAGACCTCGATGACGACGGCGCCGCCCTGGCCCCCGCCGGCGCACATCGCGGCGACACCGATGCCGCCACCGCGCCGCTGCAGCTCATAGATCAGGGTCGTCACCATCCGAGCGCCCGACGCGGCGATGGGATGGCCGAGGCTGCAACCACTTCCGGAGAAGTTGACCTTCTCCTCGTCGAGACCGAATTCCTTACAGGCCGCGATCGATACCGACGCGAACGCTTCGTTGACCTCCCACAACGCAACATCAGCCGGTTGCAGGCCCGCACGCTGCAGCACCTTGTCGATGGCCCGTAGCGCACCCAGGCCGGTGTCCCGCGGCGCGACACCGGCGGCAGCCCACGCGCGCACGGTGGCCATCTTCGTCAGGTTCTCCGCCTCGGCGTAGGCAGCGTCGACGATCGCTACCGCGGCCGCGGCGTCGTTGGTGCCGCTACTGTTGCCGGCGGTGATCGAGAAGCCCTCGATCTCAGGGTGCAGGGGCTTCAGGGCGGCGAGCTTGTCGGCGGTGGTTTCCCGCCGCGGATGCTCATCGACACTGAAGTCCACCACCGAGCCATCGGGCAATTGCACCTTCAGCGGCACGATCTCGTCGAGGAACTTGCCGGCATCGATCGCGGCGATGGCCCGCTGGTGCGACCGCGCGGCCCAGGCGTCCATCTCTTCACGGGTGATGCCCATGGCCTGCGCGGTGTTCCAGCCGACGGTGATCGACATGTCCTTGGCCGGCGCATCCGGCGTCTCGACGTGCGTCGGCGGCATCCATCGCTCTTCGAATTTCAGCTCCGGCCCCGGGATGCGCCAACTCACCAGCGGATTCATCGACAGCGACTGCACGCCGCCGGCGATCAGTACCCGCTCCATGCCCGAACCGATCTGGGCCGACGCATTGCCGATCGCGGTGAGGCTACCCGCGCAATGCCGGTTCACAGACTGCCCGGGCACATGCTGCATACCGGTGGCATCGGCCGCATAACGAGCGAGATCACCACCACCGTAATGGGATTCAGCGAAGATGAGATCGTCGATCGCATTCGGGTCGATGCCGGCACGCCGCACCACCTCCGGCAGGACGGTGGTGATCAGCGTCTCCGGCGGAGTGTTGACGAGGGTGCCTTTGAAAGAACGGCCGATCGCTGTGCGGACAGCACCGACGATGACGGGTGTGGGCATTACGCGACCTCGGTTCCTCTACTTGTAATGGTTACTGTTGCATTCACAGTATATGAGACATGACCGTCCTCACCGGTTCGGTCACGGCGGCCACCGGTTGCCATGCCGACTACAACCGCGCCGTCGCGGCGACGGCGGTGTCGGTGGTCCGTAGCGGACGGATCATGCCCTCCTGCGTGAACGAGGCGATGAGTCGACCGTCCTCGGTGTGGACTTGTCCTCGGACATAAGACATTCCGGCACCGACCTGGGTGCTGTCGTGGGAGTACAGCAGCCAACCGTCCCAGCCGACGGGTTCATGGAACGCCACGGTGACCGTCATCGGCGCCGTGGACACGGTGAGGTGTGCCTGGCTGGTACCGATGCCGGCGTGCGCACGCATGGTCGCCGAGATCGACAGGTGGCCGGTGAAGTGCGCGAGCAGCGCCTTGGCCAGGTCGTCGCGGCGCGGGATCGGATCGTAGTGCAGCCACGCGTGCAATTCGGGCGGACCGACCTCGTCGGGACTGTTGACGTCGAGAACGTCGACGAGGCGCAGTTCGCGGCCGATCATCGGCATGGGGCTCGGATTCGACTCGGCGGGAGGCGCGATGTCGGGGCGGTCCGCGTGGTGGCGGATCACGTCGGGTGTCGGGGTGTCTGCCAACACCGTCACCGTCGCGCAGCGCCGGCCGCCCTGCTCGACCGCGACGACCGCCACGGCGAAACTACGGCCGTCGTTGACTACGTCGACGGCAAATTCGACTGGCAGATCAACCTGCACGGCCCGGCCGAAGATCGCGTGGGCGGAGCGAATCGCTTTGTTCGGCAACTGCTTTGCGACCGCCACGATGGACTGCGCCAGCAGCTGCGTGCCGTCGACGACAGCGCGTTCGCCACCGTCGCTGAAGCCGCGGAACCGGCCGGGGCCTGCAGGCTGGACGTCGAACACCTCGAGCATTCCGGTGACGGAGGACGGCGTCGTCATGCGTGGCCGTACCCGAGGACAGCGGGGTGAGCCTGGGCGACGCGGACGACAACGCGGTCTTGATAGAACGCGATGTGGTCGCGCAGCCGCGCCACCTGTTCGGTCGGGTCCTCGTAGCTCCAGCACACCGGTTCGTCTCCGTCGTTGTCGAATCGCCAATAGGTGGCCTGCCCTTTGAACGGGCAGCGGCTTGTCGCGTCCGGGTCCTTGCGCAGTTCGATGTGGACGTCCGACCGCGGGAAGTAGAACACCAGGCCGTGGTCCTGCTCGTCGACGAGCAACGCGGCCGCGGTCGACGCGAGCAGTCGTCCGTCGTACTCGGCTGTAATCCTGTTGCGGCGGCGATGGATATCGACACGGTAGTCGGGGCGGTCCACGAAACTCATGCCGCCCTCACCACCGTCTCGGCGAATTCCCGCAAGGTATCGGGCTCGGCGAAATCGGCGAACCAGACGTAAAACCGTTCGGCGCCAAGATCACTCATCCGCCCGAAGTGGTCGACTAGCTCGTCGGCCGTACCGCAGGTCAGTTCGGCACCGAGATGCCCGAAGCGGCGCGTGCTCGTCTCGGTGACCGTCGCGCGGTCCGCTGCGGAGCCGACGAAACCCACCATCTGCTGCACCGACACCCGCGCTGCGCCCGCCTGCGGGCGCAGCAGTTGCAGCCGGTCGAGGTGATTGCATGGCAGGTTCCACCAATCGGCATGTCTGCGAACGAGTTCCATGGTCTTCTTGCCGACACCGCCCAGCACCAAGGGAATCGGGTGTTCCCGGCGCGGGACCTGTGCGTCGTCGCCGTCGTCGCCCCAGTACCGGCGGATCAGTTCCAGGTCACGTTCGAGCCGCCGGAAGCGGGCCGGGGCGTCGTCGGCGTTGTCGATGTCGAACCGCTCGAACTCGGCAGGCATCGATCCCGCGCCCAGACCGAGCTCGAACCGCCCGCCCGACGCGGCGGACATCGTGACGGCGTGCTTGGCGAGCACCGCCGGATGACGGAAACCGTCACACAGGACCAGGTGCCCGACGCGCAGCCGCTGGGTATGCGCCGCGACCCAGGCGGCAATGGCCGTGGCGTCCCAGATACCGCGATCCGGGGCGCCAGGCGCTTCGAGGTGGTCGATGAAGGCGATGCCATCGAAGCCCGACTCCTCGGCCACCCGTGCGCGCTCGACGATGTCGCCAATACTCAGCCGCACCTGCGGCAGGAACAAGAACCACTCGGCCATGACCCCGCCACGATACCGCGACCGGAAGGAATGCTCTACCTATTTGATAACGGCATTCTCGCTCGCGTCGCCGACGTCAGCTCCGGTTCGTCCTGATGTCGAAGCCGACCTTCTCGCCATCGACGCTGGTGATCTTGAGATGCGCCTTGTATGGCCCTTCCGGTCCCGTGAAGGTGCAGTCGAATTCGCCGCCGACCTTGGCGTCGATGCCCGACGGGCACTTGACATCGGTCGGGTGGAATCCGGTCTTGCTGCTCACCATGTCGGTCACCGACTGCGCGGCGCCTTCGGGTTTGATGGTCGAGGTACACGCGCTCAACTGCAGCGTGAGGACCCCGACGATGACGGTCGTGCCGATGAAACCGGTGGATCGGGTCATGACGGGAACGTAGTGGCAGGCAGTTGGAAACGCGTTGGAAATCGGCCGCAGCTGTGCCCCCACCAACACTTTCCGCAAGGCCACGCAACGACGGTCCGCGTCGGACTACGTTGGACCCGGCGGAAGTGGGTATCAGCCGAACATGAATGCCGAGATGGTCCAGGATCGCCGCGCGTCGCTGTCGGTCGTCGTCACCCTCACCGCGTTCGTGGGGATATTGGCATACTGCGACTTCCCGGTGGCGTGGCTGGTCAACTCGCATCTGAGCCCGCTGCGCTCATACGTCAGCGAGTTGGCGGTCGCAGGCCAACCGGCACGTGCGTTCTTCCGGGTCAGCGACATCGTGGCCGGGGTGGGCTTGATCGCCGTTGCCAACCTGCTGATGCGTTGGCCGCCGACGAGGCAGGCGTCGGTCGCGCATCTGTGCGCGATGGTCGCCGGCGTCTCATCGATGGTCGATGGCCTGTGGACCATGCCGTGCGCGCCGTCGATCGACGTGAGCTG encodes the following:
- a CDS encoding LLM class F420-dependent oxidoreductase yields the protein MRLGVMIGAERGDMARKVAKLVADIQWAESAGLDSAWMPQVPNDFDCLTMVALMAANTSRIELGTAVVPLQAQHPVALARQALSVHAMSGGRLALGVGPSHHWIVRDMLGLPYDKPAAYTRDYLQVLNTAISGPGAVDVENDSFTVHNPTVLGADTPMPVLVSALGPVMLQIAGGHADGTSLWMADEKAIGEHIAPKINKAAAEAGRPAPRIVAGIPVTLCANSEIDAAKDRANRILAEAETSPNYQKLLDRGDARSVGDLCAAGDEESILKRFRQFADAGVTDLSVRLLPIGDNRDELIASKHRTREVIAELAKAVS
- a CDS encoding cobalamin-dependent protein (Presence of a B(12) (cobalamin)-binding domain implies dependence on cobalamin itself, in one of its several forms, or in some unusual lineages, dependence on a cobalamin-like analog.), with product MAVRVLVAKPGLDGHDRGAKIVARTLRDAGFEVIYTGIRQRIEDIVSIALQEDVALVGLSILSGAHLALTARTVEALRAADAGDIAVVVGGTIPLGDVPKLLEVGAAAVFPTGTGLDTLVAEVRKLTAESAVG
- a CDS encoding methylmalonyl-CoA mutase family protein, giving the protein MDNDGQTPSGIPLKPVYGPADRQGDPPQPGEFPFTRGNFASGYRGKLWTFRQYSGFGTAEESNQRYRYLLDQGGTGLSVALDLPTQCGYDSDDEEYGEEVGRVGVAVDTLADAEVLFDGIPLDKISTSFTINGTAAILLAFYVAAAEKKGVPREKLTGTIQNDILKEYASRGTWIWPPEPSLRLIADTIEFCAAEVPRFNAISVAGAHFRDAGANAVQEMAFTLADGVTYCDTVVERGRMTIEKFAPQISFFFYTHGDFFEEIAKYRAGRRRWATIVRERYGATTDKASMFRFGCVSGGASLYAPQAQNNLVRVAYEALASVLGGVQSMFTAAWDEPFALPSEESATLALRTQQILAYETGVAKVADPLGGSYFVEALTDATEEKIIEIMRDLESHGGMVRCIEDGYLQGLIADEAFKIHQETESGERPVVGVNKFVVDEPAPDLATYELDAEGRDKQLKRLAKVKAERDDVAVKEALAALARSADGDDNLMHRLIDCANAYCTVGEMVSTLKSVWGEFQQPVVF
- a CDS encoding SDR family oxidoreductase encodes the protein MTDHALADKTMVISGASRGIGLAIAVAAAQQGANVVLLAKTAEPHPRLPGTVYTAAAEIEAAGGKAAAVVGDIRSEDDVNRVVDVAVERFGGVDICVNNASAIGVEPTELLSAKKFDLMQQVNIRGTFLLTKASLPHLRQSDNAHVLTIAPPLNLTPRWLGAHPAYTLSKYGMTLLSLGWAAEYADAGIAFNCLWPETYIATSAVANMADGAALLDSSRSPAIMGDAAVQILLRRATDCTAGCFIDADVLTAAGKDLTRYGGGSDPIPDLFLG
- a CDS encoding PaaI family thioesterase — protein: MDTGPARAEARIVHRGRRSAVVQIEIRRGNGDLAATATVNFAALEGRP
- a CDS encoding enoyl-CoA hydratase, producing the protein MADYKYVTYETLDEGTIARIMLNRPDTRNAQSRGMLTELHEAFLQAEADDTVRVVILGGLGPMFSSGHDLGSSQSRAERAPGPDQHPSFRINGATRQGAEMLMLQEWHYYFENTRRWRNLRKITVAQVHGDVYAAALMLMWACDLIVAADNTTFADVVGTRLGMCGVEYFAHPWEFGPRKTKELMLTGDSLSVDEAHRMGMVSKVFPADELADRTLEFARRIAAVPTMAALLIKESVNQTQDNMGFYNSLNACFTLHELNHSHWAQVHDNGFPVGLEEDGLPNWRTAPPVVSAVKDQVRGGE
- a CDS encoding thiolase family protein, with product MSNDVAIIGVGIHPFGRFDKTAMEMGAEAIQGALTDANLEWKDIQFGFGGSYEVSNPDAVTRLVGLTGITFTNVFNACATAASAIQQTADTIRLGKYDIGIAIGLDKHPRGAFTDDPAKLALPQWYANNGQFVTTKFFGMKANHYINKHGISEETLARVANKNFRNGILNPNAFRRKEITVDEIMASPVLNYPLRQYMFCAPDEGAAAVIMCRADIAHRYTDKPVYVRASEIRTRTYGAYEVHATSAPLDEDVSPTVYAAKAAYEAAGIGPEDVDIAQLQDTDAGAEVIHMAETGLCADGEQEKLLADGATEIHGSLPINTDGGLIANGEPIGASGLRQMHELVRQLRGEAGERQVPGNPRVGLAQVYGAPGTASATILSL